One window of the Oceanicaulis sp. genome contains the following:
- the kdsA gene encoding 3-deoxy-8-phosphooctulonate synthase: MQPNSVVSVPRPNGEAIEVGNDKPLVIIAGPCQLESREHGLEVSSALKEISERTGVKLIYKTSFDKANRTSLKGKRGMGLEASLPVFAEIRETTGLPVLTDIHTAEQCAIAAQAVDILQIPAFLCRQTDLLIAAAETGKVINVKKGQFLAPWDMANVIGKITGAGNANILATERGVSFGYNTLVVDMRAIPIMKEAGAPVVLDATHAVQQPGGQGTSSGGQRQFAPHLARAAVSLGIAAVFMETHPDPDNAPSDGPNMIPLDRFEEIVRDLQAFDALAKSSPVVSL, encoded by the coding sequence ATGCAGCCCAATTCAGTCGTCAGCGTCCCGCGTCCCAACGGCGAGGCGATCGAGGTCGGCAACGACAAGCCGCTGGTGATCATCGCAGGCCCGTGCCAGCTGGAAAGCCGCGAGCACGGGCTCGAGGTGTCCAGCGCACTCAAGGAAATCTCCGAACGCACCGGCGTGAAGCTGATCTACAAGACCAGCTTCGACAAGGCGAACCGCACCTCGCTGAAGGGCAAGCGCGGAATGGGGCTGGAAGCCTCGCTGCCGGTTTTCGCCGAAATCCGTGAGACCACCGGGCTGCCGGTCCTGACCGACATCCACACTGCAGAGCAGTGTGCGATCGCGGCCCAGGCGGTCGACATCCTGCAGATTCCGGCCTTCCTGTGCCGTCAGACAGACCTGCTTATTGCGGCCGCCGAGACCGGCAAGGTGATCAACGTCAAGAAGGGCCAGTTCCTGGCGCCCTGGGACATGGCCAACGTCATCGGCAAGATCACCGGCGCAGGCAACGCCAACATCCTCGCCACAGAGCGCGGGGTGAGCTTCGGCTACAACACGCTCGTGGTCGACATGCGTGCGATCCCGATCATGAAGGAAGCCGGCGCGCCGGTGGTGCTCGACGCCACCCACGCCGTCCAGCAGCCGGGCGGGCAGGGGACGTCCTCGGGCGGTCAGCGCCAGTTCGCCCCGCATCTGGCGCGCGCGGCGGTCTCTCTCGGGATCGCGGCGGTCTTCATGGAGACCCATCCCGATCCGGATAACGCGCCGAGCGACGGTCCGAACATGATCCCGCTGGACCGGTTCGAGGAGATCGTGCGCGACCTTCAGGCCTTCGACGCGCTGGCCAAGTCCAGCCCCGTCGTCAGCCTCTGA
- the rfaE2 gene encoding D-glycero-beta-D-manno-heptose 1-phosphate adenylyltransferase, producing MQRERAARLLAGMAGKRALVVGDLILDSFVYGKVARISREAPAPILSEARRTAMLGGAGNLARNIAALGGEATLISVLGDDAEGAAGGELARQACKAKLVTEPGRWTPTKIRYVAQNQQMFCVDRDPQGPIAAETERAVIDAAREAMSGCDVVIVSDYGRGVLTPKVIAGVVAMAREAGLPVTVDPRGAGYERYDGASVIKPNADELSAETGMPVTTDAEAEAALDALLGRLARTDALLVTRGAQGMSLKTRGGEIAHNRSRPRDVFDVSGAGDTALAALSLGLAAGYPMVEAMALADLAAGVAVTKPGTAVVAPEEIVQDAALGEDAPDWRVIGRDSAAELADRWRGQGLKVGFTNGCFDILHPGHLAVLRFAASHCDRLIVGLNSDDSVRRLKGPDRPVNDTQTRAVMLASLEMVDRVVVFEEDTPEALIRKVRPAVMIKGADYKADDLPGASFMKETGGEVLLAPLLEGRSTTGLINKLR from the coding sequence ATGCAGCGCGAACGTGCAGCGCGGCTTCTCGCCGGCATGGCCGGCAAGCGCGCCCTCGTGGTCGGCGACCTGATCCTGGACAGCTTCGTCTACGGCAAGGTGGCGCGGATCTCCCGAGAGGCGCCCGCGCCGATCCTGTCGGAGGCCCGCCGCACGGCCATGCTAGGCGGCGCAGGCAATCTCGCGCGCAACATCGCCGCGCTCGGCGGCGAGGCGACCCTGATCAGCGTGCTCGGCGACGACGCCGAAGGTGCGGCGGGCGGCGAACTCGCAAGGCAGGCCTGCAAGGCGAAGCTCGTCACCGAACCGGGCCGATGGACGCCCACGAAAATTCGCTACGTCGCCCAGAACCAGCAGATGTTCTGCGTCGACCGCGACCCGCAGGGGCCGATCGCGGCTGAGACCGAACGCGCCGTAATCGACGCCGCCCGCGAGGCGATGAGCGGCTGCGATGTCGTGATCGTCTCCGATTACGGTCGCGGCGTGCTGACCCCGAAGGTGATCGCAGGGGTCGTCGCGATGGCGCGCGAAGCCGGCCTTCCGGTGACCGTCGATCCGCGCGGCGCCGGGTACGAGCGCTATGACGGGGCGAGCGTCATCAAGCCCAACGCCGACGAGCTTTCCGCCGAGACCGGCATGCCGGTGACCACCGACGCCGAGGCCGAAGCCGCGCTCGACGCGCTTCTGGGCCGGCTTGCTCGCACCGACGCGCTGCTGGTCACGCGCGGCGCGCAAGGCATGAGCCTGAAGACGCGCGGCGGCGAAATCGCCCATAACAGATCTCGCCCGCGAGACGTCTTCGACGTGTCCGGCGCTGGCGACACGGCGCTCGCCGCACTATCACTGGGGCTGGCCGCAGGCTATCCGATGGTCGAGGCGATGGCGCTGGCCGATCTCGCGGCGGGAGTCGCGGTCACCAAGCCCGGCACGGCCGTGGTCGCGCCCGAAGAGATCGTTCAGGACGCCGCACTCGGCGAAGACGCGCCGGACTGGCGTGTTATCGGACGCGACTCCGCCGCGGAGCTTGCGGACCGCTGGCGGGGGCAGGGGCTGAAGGTCGGCTTCACCAACGGCTGTTTCGATATCCTGCACCCCGGCCATCTCGCCGTGCTGCGGTTCGCGGCGAGCCATTGCGACCGGCTGATCGTGGGGCTCAATTCCGACGACTCCGTGCGCCGCCTCAAGGGACCGGACCGGCCGGTCAACGACACTCAGACGCGCGCGGTGATGCTCGCCTCTCTGGAAATGGTCGACCGCGTGGTCGTGTTCGAAGAGGACACGCCCGAGGCGTTGATCCGCAAAGTCCGGCCGGCGGTGATGATCAAGGGCGCGGACTACAAGGCCGACGACCTGCCCGGCGCGTCCTTCATGAAGGAGACCGGCGGCGAGGTTCTGCTGGCTCCGCTCCTCGAAGGGCGCTCGACGACCGGGCTCATCAACAAGCTGCGCTAG
- a CDS encoding M14 family zinc carboxypeptidase has translation MLRHLLAGLALGVLAASGAAAYEPKPIEALLDQNVSYAASIPKPEDVTGYQAGEIVFPPHMHEAYIRAVDAASDRVSVSEIGRSHFGRPIYRVTITSPRNQARLDEIRAVQQSLSGANAPEPPADHPAVVQITHGVHGSEPSAYDSAKLILYHLAAAQGAEAERLLDEVVVHLVIMVNPDGANRFAQWTNMHHAAAPVADPQHREHFYEWPWGRTNHYWFDLNRQWLPVTQPEARAVVAATHDWLPNIAADLHEMGKDSTFFFSPGPVDGLHPLLSQDALELNLDMNSFLAEQLDGEGALYVSEEVFDDFYLGYGSSYPGLVGSIPYLFEQSSVRGIVQETEFGTLRYDDKVGQQARVALALIRAGQARRSELQAHLAAFFAESRRLASSDPVNAYVFTSTDRGRLADFLEMLAVHEIEVRELRQPLRADGRVYEPGEAFVVPVAQDQYRIVKGLFETRVIEDKAEFYDVSGWTQPLAWDLDYSEVRGRLFSPNVAGAPVEAMDRAAPAPERSRYAYVMEWDSWYAPRALYRVLDAGLRARVIPDETVVRTPSGEVEPGRGAIVVPIAGQDLSAEEIHALMVRAAEEDSVTVHAATTALTSRGSDLGGFALGNVEKPEILLVTGREVSMNDAGELWHLLDHEMHMPVSMIDVTELSRADLARYTHILMADGRYGALDEDFRERLNTWISGGGVLIASRGAARWAAEHDISSAAFLGENDEASEEDSGSDSAEAPDRYEDIDAWDAEVFISGALFETRIDPTHPLGFGYSDEMLPVHKIGTGAFAPSDNPFALPVRFADNDPLLSGYASEENREMLEGAGMVHAERKGAGSVILFSDNPVFRAYMKGSARLVTNAIFFGDDFRNPGRRTD, from the coding sequence ATGCTGCGTCACCTGCTGGCCGGGCTCGCGCTCGGCGTTCTGGCCGCCTCCGGCGCGGCCGCCTACGAGCCCAAGCCGATCGAGGCCTTGCTCGATCAGAACGTCAGCTACGCCGCGTCCATTCCCAAGCCCGAGGACGTGACCGGCTACCAGGCCGGTGAGATCGTTTTCCCACCGCACATGCACGAGGCTTATATCCGCGCCGTCGATGCGGCGTCGGACCGGGTGAGCGTCAGCGAGATCGGTCGGAGCCATTTCGGCCGGCCGATCTACCGGGTGACGATCACCTCGCCGCGCAATCAGGCGCGCCTCGATGAGATCCGCGCGGTTCAGCAATCGCTGTCCGGTGCGAACGCGCCCGAGCCGCCGGCCGATCATCCGGCCGTCGTTCAGATCACGCACGGCGTGCACGGCTCCGAGCCGTCAGCCTACGACTCAGCAAAGCTCATCCTGTATCACCTGGCCGCCGCCCAGGGAGCCGAAGCCGAGCGCCTGCTGGACGAGGTGGTCGTGCACCTCGTGATCATGGTCAATCCAGACGGCGCGAACCGCTTCGCGCAGTGGACGAACATGCATCACGCCGCCGCGCCGGTCGCCGATCCCCAGCATCGCGAGCATTTCTACGAATGGCCCTGGGGCCGCACGAACCATTACTGGTTCGACCTCAACCGGCAGTGGCTCCCGGTGACCCAGCCGGAGGCGCGCGCCGTCGTCGCGGCCACTCACGACTGGCTCCCAAATATCGCCGCCGACCTCCACGAGATGGGCAAGGACTCCACCTTCTTCTTCTCGCCCGGCCCGGTCGACGGGCTGCATCCGCTGCTGAGCCAGGACGCGCTGGAGCTCAATCTCGACATGAACAGCTTCCTCGCCGAGCAGCTCGACGGCGAGGGCGCGCTCTACGTGTCTGAAGAGGTCTTCGACGATTTCTACCTGGGCTACGGATCGAGCTATCCGGGTCTCGTCGGGTCGATCCCCTATCTGTTCGAGCAAAGCTCGGTGCGGGGCATCGTCCAGGAGACCGAATTCGGGACGCTGCGCTATGACGACAAGGTCGGCCAGCAGGCCCGCGTGGCCCTGGCGCTGATCCGGGCCGGTCAGGCGCGCCGGTCAGAGCTGCAGGCGCATCTTGCCGCCTTCTTCGCCGAGAGCCGCCGGCTCGCCTCCTCCGATCCCGTGAACGCTTACGTCTTCACCTCGACCGATCGCGGACGCCTCGCCGATTTCCTCGAGATGCTCGCCGTTCACGAGATCGAGGTCCGCGAACTGCGCCAGCCGCTCCGCGCGGACGGCCGCGTCTACGAGCCCGGCGAAGCTTTCGTCGTCCCTGTCGCCCAGGACCAGTACCGCATCGTGAAAGGCCTGTTCGAGACCCGCGTGATCGAGGACAAGGCCGAGTTCTATGACGTGTCGGGCTGGACCCAGCCGCTGGCCTGGGATCTCGACTATTCGGAAGTTCGCGGGCGGCTGTTCTCGCCAAACGTCGCCGGCGCGCCGGTCGAGGCTATGGATCGCGCCGCGCCCGCACCGGAGCGTTCGCGCTACGCCTATGTGATGGAGTGGGACAGCTGGTACGCGCCACGCGCGCTCTACCGTGTGCTCGACGCCGGGCTTCGCGCCCGCGTGATCCCCGACGAAACGGTGGTCCGGACCCCGTCCGGCGAGGTCGAGCCCGGACGCGGCGCGATCGTCGTTCCGATCGCAGGACAGGACCTCTCGGCTGAAGAGATCCACGCCCTGATGGTACGCGCCGCAGAGGAGGACTCCGTCACCGTACACGCGGCGACGACCGCCCTCACCTCGCGCGGTTCCGATCTCGGCGGCTTCGCGCTCGGCAATGTGGAGAAACCGGAAATCCTTCTGGTCACCGGCCGCGAGGTGTCGATGAACGACGCTGGCGAACTCTGGCACCTGCTCGATCACGAGATGCACATGCCCGTCAGCATGATCGACGTGACCGAGCTTTCGCGCGCGGATCTCGCCCGCTATACCCACATCCTGATGGCGGACGGCCGCTATGGCGCGCTCGACGAAGACTTCCGGGAGCGTCTGAACACCTGGATCTCCGGCGGCGGGGTGCTGATCGCGTCGCGCGGCGCGGCCCGCTGGGCGGCCGAGCACGACATCTCGTCCGCCGCTTTCCTCGGCGAGAACGATGAGGCGAGCGAGGAAGACAGCGGCTCCGACAGCGCCGAAGCGCCCGACCGCTATGAAGACATCGACGCCTGGGACGCGGAAGTGTTCATCTCCGGCGCGCTGTTCGAGACCCGGATCGATCCGACCCATCCGCTCGGCTTCGGCTATAGCGACGAGATGCTGCCCGTTCACAAGATCGGAACCGGCGCGTTCGCCCCGTCCGACAACCCGTTCGCCCTGCCGGTCCGTTTCGCGGATAACGACCCGCTCCTGTCCGGCTACGCGTCGGAGGAAAACCGCGAGATGCTCGAGGGCGCGGGCATGGTGCACGCCGAGCGCAAGGGGGCGGGATCGGTGATCCTGTTCTCCGACAACCCGGTCTTCCGCGCCTACATGAAGGGCAGCGCGCGTCTGGTGACGAACGCGATCTTCTTCGGCGACGACTTCAGAAATCCGGGCCGCCGGACCGACTGA
- a CDS encoding TonB-dependent receptor — MTDIMNARRTLLLAFAASSVLAPAAAAQSDEVIVVTATRAEESRDAAIAPVAVLGEGEIERLGAHHMAEALNRLPGVFIHRGNGVEHLTAIRSAVLSGGAGAGSFLYLEDGIPMRAPGFANINGLMEAVDGLASRIEVIRGPGSAVYGSNALHGLVNVITPEPADAGALFEVEAGSFGRARLRTYAGGETGFGSAWGGLSMRREDGWRDDAGLMKAGARARFDGTVGRTEWSLRGTLIDIDQETATFVDGFKAYEDEDLSRRNADPLAFRNVEAARASLHLDHAFSDALSLSVVPYIRSNRMDFRLHFLPSLALERTGHDSAGFQSALTWESAATRITVGADADLTEGFLYEFQDEPTRGPFVQGLHYDYVVDATVLAGFVQARHALADTVSIEGGVRVEETTYEYDNRAPDGAIGRYLRPADRTDDFTTVTPNLGLTWRAREDLIVFARAARGVRAPQTAELYRLQPGQQIEGIEPEELDSLEAGVRFGLADRGRIELTGFVMEKRNVFFRDADGFNVTDGASEHHGIELDAALTLTETLSLAASATWAVHEYAFDRPVSRGSETIVDGARLDTAPEWLWNARLLWEPRTDIDIEAEWVHVGEYFADAANSATYEGHDLLNLRGAYELGEHWEVFGAVRNVFDTRYAERADFAFGGYRYFPGEPRSVSIGVRVSR; from the coding sequence ATGACCGACATCATGAACGCCCGCCGCACGCTTCTGCTCGCTTTCGCCGCCAGTTCTGTGCTCGCGCCCGCCGCCGCCGCCCAGAGCGACGAGGTGATCGTGGTCACCGCCACGCGCGCAGAGGAAAGCCGCGACGCCGCCATAGCGCCCGTCGCGGTGCTGGGCGAGGGCGAGATCGAGCGGCTTGGGGCGCATCACATGGCGGAGGCGCTGAACCGGCTGCCAGGCGTCTTCATCCATCGCGGCAACGGTGTGGAACACCTGACCGCCATCCGTTCTGCGGTGCTGAGCGGCGGGGCCGGGGCGGGCAGCTTTCTCTATCTTGAAGACGGCATCCCGATGCGCGCACCGGGATTCGCCAACATCAACGGGCTGATGGAGGCGGTGGACGGGCTCGCGAGCCGGATCGAAGTGATCCGCGGTCCGGGTTCGGCCGTGTACGGATCGAACGCGCTGCACGGGCTCGTCAACGTGATCACGCCCGAGCCCGCCGACGCCGGCGCGCTGTTCGAAGTCGAGGCCGGCTCGTTCGGCCGGGCGCGGCTCAGAACCTATGCGGGCGGCGAAACCGGATTCGGTTCGGCCTGGGGCGGGCTCTCGATGCGCCGCGAGGACGGCTGGCGGGATGACGCGGGGCTGATGAAGGCGGGCGCTCGGGCGCGGTTCGACGGGACGGTCGGGCGAACCGAATGGTCGCTGCGAGGAACGCTGATCGACATCGATCAGGAGACCGCCACCTTCGTGGACGGGTTCAAAGCCTATGAGGATGAAGACCTGTCCAGGCGTAACGCCGATCCGCTCGCCTTCCGCAATGTCGAGGCGGCGCGCGCGAGCCTTCACCTCGACCACGCCTTCTCCGATGCGCTGAGCCTTTCGGTTGTGCCTTACATACGGTCGAACCGCATGGATTTCCGCCTGCACTTCCTGCCGAGCCTCGCGCTGGAGCGGACCGGCCATGACAGCGCCGGCTTCCAGTCCGCGCTGACCTGGGAAAGCGCCGCGACCCGCATTACGGTCGGCGCCGACGCGGACCTGACCGAAGGCTTTCTCTACGAGTTCCAGGACGAGCCGACGCGCGGGCCGTTCGTGCAGGGTCTGCACTACGACTACGTGGTTGACGCCACGGTGCTCGCAGGGTTCGTGCAGGCGCGTCACGCTCTGGCCGACACTGTCTCCATCGAAGGCGGGGTGCGGGTCGAGGAGACGACCTATGAATACGACAATCGCGCTCCGGACGGCGCGATCGGGCGCTATCTGCGTCCTGCAGACCGGACCGACGACTTCACCACGGTGACGCCCAATCTGGGGCTGACCTGGCGAGCGCGCGAAGATCTCATCGTCTTCGCCCGCGCCGCACGCGGAGTTCGCGCGCCGCAGACCGCGGAGCTTTACCGGCTGCAGCCCGGCCAGCAGATCGAGGGCATCGAACCCGAAGAACTCGACAGTCTCGAGGCCGGCGTGCGCTTCGGGCTCGCCGATCGCGGCCGGATCGAGCTGACCGGTTTCGTCATGGAGAAGCGCAACGTGTTCTTCCGTGACGCGGACGGGTTCAACGTCACCGACGGCGCGTCCGAGCATCACGGGATCGAACTCGACGCCGCGCTCACCCTCACCGAGACGCTGAGCCTCGCGGCATCGGCGACCTGGGCGGTTCACGAATACGCCTTCGACCGGCCAGTGAGCCGGGGGTCTGAAACGATCGTCGATGGCGCGCGGCTGGACACCGCGCCGGAATGGCTGTGGAACGCGCGCCTGCTGTGGGAGCCCCGGACCGACATCGACATCGAAGCCGAATGGGTCCATGTCGGGGAGTATTTCGCCGACGCCGCGAACTCGGCCACCTATGAGGGTCACGACCTTCTGAACCTTCGAGGCGCCTACGAGCTGGGCGAACACTGGGAGGTGTTCGGCGCGGTGAGAAACGTCTTCGACACCCGTTACGCCGAGCGCGCCGACTTCGCCTTCGGCGGCTATCGCTACTTCCCCGGAGAGCCGAGAAGCGTCTCGATCGGCGTGCGCGTCAGCCGCTGA
- a CDS encoding thiamine pyrophosphate-dependent enzyme — protein sequence MPVRTGGQHLIDALAANGVDRIFGVPGESFLAALDALHGARIPFIQCRHEAGAANMAEADGKLTGRPGICFVTRGPGATQAAVGVHTALQDSTPMILLVGQVRREDEGREAFQELDYAQAFAGIAKAAFEIRDAARIPEQIMRAFSLALNGRPGPVVVGLPEDMLSGPADAPAARPFMPARSELGAHTAAEIAARVEAAERPVLMVGGPGWDGEARQAIVDFATTLNCPVVTSFRVKHLIDNMHSHYAGEAGIGACPAVVQTLRESDLLLAVGPRLGEMTTQSYDLFDVPDGVADRLIHIHPGGEETSRVYRPSLSATASPGAAMVALAAAASPSENTGARQAWVERARASYDAWIEPVSVTGAVNPSIIWRQTSEKLGGEAIMTNGAGNFAAWLHRFWTHRCCPSQLAPTSGAMGYGLPAAIAAKLRHPEKPVIAVCGDGDFMMAASELATAVQHQANIVVCVFDNGAYGTIRMHQEKHYPGRVSGTGLANPDFKALAEACGCAGFFVERTEDFAAALDAALNAGRPALIHVKQSLADIAPGKTLQV from the coding sequence ATGCCCGTGCGCACCGGCGGACAACATCTCATCGACGCGCTCGCCGCGAACGGCGTGGACCGGATCTTCGGCGTGCCCGGGGAAAGCTTTCTCGCCGCGCTCGATGCGCTGCACGGCGCGAGGATTCCCTTCATCCAGTGCCGGCACGAGGCCGGCGCGGCGAACATGGCCGAGGCCGACGGCAAGCTGACCGGCCGGCCGGGGATCTGTTTCGTCACGCGCGGTCCTGGCGCGACGCAGGCCGCAGTCGGCGTTCACACCGCTCTTCAGGATTCGACACCGATGATCCTGCTCGTCGGTCAGGTCCGGCGCGAGGACGAGGGACGGGAAGCCTTCCAGGAGCTCGATTACGCCCAGGCCTTCGCCGGCATCGCCAAGGCGGCCTTCGAGATCCGCGACGCCGCCCGCATCCCCGAGCAGATCATGCGCGCCTTCTCGCTCGCCCTGAACGGGCGGCCCGGCCCGGTGGTGGTGGGGCTGCCCGAAGACATGCTGAGCGGGCCGGCGGACGCGCCCGCTGCCCGCCCCTTCATGCCCGCCCGCAGCGAACTCGGCGCACACACCGCCGCGGAGATCGCCGCCCGCGTCGAAGCGGCCGAGCGCCCCGTGCTGATGGTCGGCGGGCCGGGCTGGGACGGCGAGGCGCGCCAGGCGATCGTCGATTTCGCTACGACGCTCAATTGCCCCGTCGTCACAAGTTTCCGCGTCAAACATCTGATCGACAACATGCATTCGCATTACGCGGGCGAAGCCGGGATTGGCGCGTGCCCCGCGGTCGTGCAGACCCTGCGTGAGAGCGACTTGCTGCTCGCTGTCGGGCCGCGCCTCGGCGAGATGACGACGCAGAGCTACGACCTGTTCGACGTGCCCGACGGCGTCGCCGACCGGCTGATCCACATCCACCCCGGCGGCGAGGAGACCTCGCGCGTCTACCGGCCTTCTTTATCGGCGACCGCATCGCCGGGCGCGGCGATGGTCGCGCTGGCCGCGGCGGCGTCGCCGTCGGAGAACACCGGCGCCCGGCAAGCGTGGGTGGAGCGGGCGCGGGCGAGCTATGACGCCTGGATCGAGCCGGTGAGCGTCACCGGCGCGGTGAACCCCTCGATCATCTGGCGTCAGACCAGCGAAAAGCTGGGCGGCGAGGCGATCATGACGAACGGCGCGGGCAATTTCGCCGCCTGGCTGCATCGCTTCTGGACCCATCGATGCTGCCCGAGCCAGCTCGCGCCGACCTCCGGCGCAATGGGCTACGGCCTGCCCGCCGCGATCGCCGCCAAGCTCCGCCACCCGGAAAAGCCGGTCATCGCAGTCTGCGGCGACGGGGATTTCATGATGGCCGCGTCGGAGCTGGCCACGGCGGTGCAACACCAGGCGAACATCGTCGTTTGTGTATTCGACAACGGGGCTTACGGCACGATCCGCATGCATCAGGAGAAGCATTATCCGGGCCGCGTCAGCGGGACCGGCCTCGCCAATCCCGACTTCAAGGCGCTCGCCGAAGCCTGCGGCTGCGCCGGCTTCTTCGTCGAGCGGACCGAAGACTTCGCCGCCGCGCTCGACGCCGCGCTGAACGCCGGCCGCCCCGCGCTCATCCACGTCAAGCAATCACTCGCCGACATCGCCCCGGGCAAGACCCTTCAGGTGTGA
- a CDS encoding glycine C-acetyltransferase, whose amino-acid sequence MSQSFYDRLKSELSEIEAEGLYKRERLITSQQFSEIDVKTGAGEKHVLNFCANNYLGLANRPELIEASKNALDRYGYGVASVRFICGAQEIHRELEQRLAKFTGQEDAILYAAAFDANGGVFEPLLGPEDAIVSDALNHASIIDGVRLCKAKRYRYANSDMNDLEAQLKQARADGARTILIVTDGVFSMDGYIADLKSICDLADKYDALTMVDDCHAHGFMGAKGRGTPEHCGVMGRIDIITGTLGKALGGAMGGFTAAKQEVVDMLRQRSRPYLFSNSLAPSIVGASLTALDMVEAGDDLRARLFDNAKRFRTGMSEAGFELLPGEHPIIPVMLGDAALSQKMADALMDEGVYVIGFFYPVVPKGKARIRTQMSAAHTPEMIDRAVDAFTKVGKRLGVV is encoded by the coding sequence ATGTCCCAGTCCTTCTATGATCGCCTGAAATCAGAGCTTTCCGAGATCGAGGCGGAGGGGCTCTACAAGCGAGAGCGGCTGATCACGAGCCAGCAGTTTTCCGAGATCGACGTGAAGACCGGCGCGGGCGAGAAGCACGTGCTGAATTTCTGCGCCAACAACTATCTGGGGCTGGCGAACCGCCCCGAGCTGATCGAAGCCTCGAAGAATGCGCTCGACCGGTACGGCTACGGGGTCGCTTCAGTGCGCTTCATCTGCGGCGCGCAGGAGATCCATCGCGAGCTCGAACAGCGCCTGGCGAAATTCACCGGTCAGGAGGACGCGATCCTTTATGCGGCCGCCTTCGACGCCAATGGCGGGGTGTTCGAGCCGCTGCTGGGCCCTGAGGACGCCATCGTGTCCGACGCGCTCAACCACGCCTCGATCATCGACGGCGTGCGCCTGTGCAAGGCCAAGCGCTACCGCTACGCCAACTCCGACATGAACGATCTCGAGGCCCAGCTGAAACAGGCCCGGGCTGACGGCGCGCGAACGATCCTGATCGTCACCGACGGCGTGTTCTCGATGGACGGCTATATCGCTGATCTGAAATCGATCTGCGATCTGGCCGATAAATACGATGCGCTGACCATGGTCGATGACTGTCACGCCCACGGCTTCATGGGTGCGAAAGGGCGCGGCACGCCGGAGCATTGCGGCGTCATGGGCCGGATCGACATCATCACCGGCACGCTGGGCAAGGCGCTCGGCGGGGCGATGGGCGGGTTCACGGCGGCGAAGCAGGAAGTCGTGGACATGCTGCGCCAGCGCTCTCGGCCTTACCTGTTCTCGAACTCGCTGGCGCCGTCGATCGTCGGCGCGAGCCTGACCGCGCTCGACATGGTCGAGGCTGGCGACGATCTGCGCGCACGCCTGTTCGACAACGCGAAGCGTTTCCGGACCGGCATGAGCGAAGCCGGGTTCGAGCTTCTGCCCGGCGAGCACCCGATCATCCCGGTCATGCTGGGCGACGCCGCTCTGAGCCAGAAAATGGCCGACGCGCTGATGGACGAGGGGGTCTATGTGATCGGCTTCTTCTATCCGGTGGTGCCCAAGGGCAAGGCGCGCATCCGCACCCAGATGAGCGCAGCGCACACACCCGAGATGATCGACCGCGCGGTGGACGCGTTCACCAAGGTCGGAAAACGGCTCGGCGTGGTCTGA
- a CDS encoding DUF4142 domain-containing protein, whose amino-acid sequence MTRTFTLMLSASVLGIAACAEEAAETENAAENAAAETDQAVETAASETDQAAENLAAETDQAVEGAARETREAGRDAEQAMDDSDEPEARLEDGMRFDEGDENPEEDSLGQNPAVNLAQDLAAGPTGMAAGVAAGLSGDAEAYVRNVALGNMYEIQAGEIAMERGNSEEVRAIGRKIVTDHEVLQDQLRDALQQAGLDWELPTELEGRRQGLIDNLNAASDIDFDAAFLHQQEAAHIEAVALHEGFEAAGDVDALTEYAGRAGNMVQGHLAQVTENLPAAVDGE is encoded by the coding sequence ATGACCCGCACTTTCACGCTGATGCTCTCGGCGAGCGTGCTCGGTATCGCCGCGTGCGCCGAAGAAGCCGCCGAAACCGAGAACGCGGCCGAGAACGCCGCCGCTGAAACCGATCAGGCGGTCGAAACCGCCGCTTCCGAGACTGATCAAGCCGCCGAAAACCTGGCCGCCGAAACCGATCAGGCGGTTGAAGGCGCTGCGCGGGAAACCCGCGAGGCCGGACGGGACGCCGAACAGGCGATGGACGACTCCGACGAGCCCGAAGCGCGCCTCGAAGACGGCATGCGCTTCGACGAGGGTGATGAGAACCCCGAGGAAGACAGCCTCGGGCAGAACCCGGCCGTCAATCTCGCCCAGGATCTCGCCGCTGGCCCGACGGGCATGGCCGCAGGCGTCGCCGCCGGGCTGAGCGGCGATGCGGAGGCCTATGTCCGTAACGTCGCGCTCGGCAACATGTACGAGATCCAGGCCGGCGAAATCGCGATGGAGCGCGGCAACTCCGAAGAGGTCCGCGCGATCGGCCGGAAGATCGTCACCGACCATGAAGTGCTTCAGGACCAGCTGCGCGATGCGCTGCAACAGGCCGGGCTCGACTGGGAGCTGCCCACAGAGCTCGAAGGCCGGCGTCAGGGGCTGATCGACAATCTCAACGCCGCGTCCGACATCGATTTCGACGCCGCCTTCCTGCACCAGCAGGAAGCCGCCCATATCGAGGCTGTCGCCCTGCATGAAGGCTTCGAGGCCGCCGGCGATGTCGACGCGCTGACCGAATACGCCGGCCGGGCCGGGAACATGGTCCAGGGCCATCTGGCGCAGGTGACCGAAAACCTGCCCGCAGCCGTCGACGGCGAG